The DNA segment CTCCCTTCATAGCACTTCTCACAATTGCAATTGATGACCTTTTATTTAATCACCTTTTCTTAAAGACATTCTGTTATTTGTTTACCGCCTTCCTCCCTGACTTGACAGTGAGGACAGGGACGAGGCTTGGCTTACCCCCAGGAGTCTCTGTCCTCAGCTCCTGGCCAAGTGTGGCACATTTCCCAGGTAGTGTTCAAGCTCACAAGCTCTGAAGTCGttttgcctgggttcaaatcctagctcctgCACTTAAGTACCCTGAGACCCAGGGCAAATTATTtcacctgtctgtgcctcagttttcttttctgcaaaattgggaaaataataaCAGCACCAGCTTTCCTAAGGTGTGATGATGATTGCATGAGATAATCttttagaactgtgcctggcccATTCGTAACAGAGCTATTACTATTTTCGTAGGTGCTCCTCGCTAGACTAACAGCTGAAACAAACATCCCCCGAATCTCAGGTGCTTAACACCACAAGCATGTGAGGTTTGCTTCAATGTTCACATTGGATGTTTAAATGTAGTGCCTAAGTGTTCCACATTCCAGTGTGGGAACTCTGCACTATGCAGTAATCATTTCCAGACCTAGGTTCCTTCCACTGTGTTTCTTAACATGGGGTCCACAGGGGGTTCTGTGGATAGAATTCAGGTAGTCTGTGAACTTGGATGCTGTCTTAGGTTAGGCCACCTTGAAGCTGAGCCTgaggtgggggttttttttctttaagattttatttatttgagagagagagtgagcgagagagagagaacacaagctgggggaggggcagagggagagggacaagcagactccttgctgagcagggagcccagtgtaggactcgatcccgggacgctgggatcatgacctgagccggaggcggacgtttaaccgactgagcccaccaggcgcCCCGAGGTGGGGATTCTTGAGCAGATGATTTTTTTGAGGGGACGCTGTTGGGAGAGAAGGGGAGTGATGGAAGCAGGGTAGGGCTGGGAAGTAACCAAGCAAGGATGTGGTCTTACCTGCAGTCATGCTTCAGCCTGACCCCATGGTGGGTGTTCTGGAGCCTGGCTTGTACCACAGAGTTGGTTCTTCCTGGGGCAAGAGGGGGACTGGTGGGTGTCATCAGTCATTAGTCGTGGGCTGCTTGGTTGGAGTGGGGGAGGTGGTTTGACCTCTAGAACAATGTGGCTTCTGTTGGGTATGATTCTCTGGGATAGCAATGAGCCATTAGCAGCCTatccaggagctgggggtgggtgtATTTGCCTAGCCAGGGGATCTCGGTGGGCACCAAAAGTGTCTAcaacagatgggaaaactgtCTTATTTTTACTAACTTCTTACTGAAATTTAGCATTTGCTTCAACTGTGAAGGTAGGCAGTAAACCATAGTGGCATTAGAAACACCTGTGACCTTGTCACCAGTGGAAATCACATACTTTCATGTCACGTTATTATTGttgcagtcttttttttataaagattttatttttttaagtaatctccacacccaatgtggggctcaaactcatgaccccaagatcaagagctgcacactcccccagctgagccagccaggcacccctatggtgGATATCTTTGAAATATCCTTTCTGCTAATCTGTACTTTAAAATTATTGCGGTTAGTTCACTTGCTGGATATTTTGTTCAGTGTGTTAACGAAGGACATTACAGATTTGTTCCTAATGTTTTGGTAACAGCGTGTCAATATAATTGCATCCCTTTGTAATCCTgtgtattttatgcattttaaaacatcattctgAGAAAGGGTCCATAAGTGTCACCAGATGCCAAAGGGGTCTGTGACACAAAAGAGGTTCAGGTCCCCATTCTGGGGTGTTGGCCTTCCCTCTGTTCAGCAacagggggaaaggagaggatgTAGGGGATCGCACAGGGGGTTTTATGGGCCCGGCCTGGAAACAGCACACACCATGTCCTCCCACGGTGCACTGGCCGGGACTCAGTCACCTGACCGCACTGACCGTGAGGGAGATGTAGTCCGTCTGTGTGCCCAGAAGGAAGAGGGACGGTCTGCGGAATGCGCAGCAGTCTGGCCCACAGGGTTCAGCACATCCCTATTGACAGCCTGGGTGAAAGCATGCTACGCCCGGCGTGTCTTTGGTGGGCAAAGGTCTGGTTTTCCGGAGGGATCCTGAGTCTCTACCATGTTGTCTCCTTAGGACAAGCCACGCCAAGGCCAAAGCTGAGGCAGCGGAACAGGCTGCCCTCGCTGCCAACCAGGAGTCCAACATTGCCCGCACTTTGGCCAGGGAGCTGGCTCCAGATTTCTACCAGCCAGGTAGGGCCAGCCAGGGAGGGGACGGGCAGGACAGGGTAAGGGGAGCTCCCAGGGTTGGACTGTTTTTCTTTTCGCTTGCTTGCTGGAAAGCTGAGGTGCCCAACTGGGTTCACAAATGTCCGCGAGTTCAAGCaactggtgggggaggggtgggtatGGTGAAAGCATGGGAAGCAGTGACACTGGGGGCTCAGGCTGAGATGGTGGGCGGGAGTCAGAGGCTCCCGGCTGTGGACTGGACCCCCTCCAGGCTGCCTCCTCTCTGCTGCAGACAGGGCTGAAAGTTGAGCCGATGAAACTTAGCAAAGGGAGCGGTCTCTGTGGAGGAAGAGGCAAAAAGCCTTCCTGTTCCTGCCCATCACTTTCAGTCTGGCATTAAGCGAGTGCTGCacgtgtgtcaggcactgtgctgggctctggggcacAAAATCGGGATTCCGGGCTCCAGAATCTAGAGGAGCAGAGAAGCGTGAAGACAACGTATCAGGGAGTGAGGCATGTATTCACATCCTGACTCCACTGCTAACCAGCTCGGCGACTGTGTTACATTCTTTAACTTCTGGAAacttcagttttctgatctgtaaaatgggagtaaataATACCTTCTTGGGAGGTGGGTCAAATGCATGTCAGGTGGGGAGCACCTGGCCCAATCCACGGCGAGCTCTTGATAGCCGTTGGCTCTTATCTCACCATTGCGATTAAATTCCGCACAGCATAAGTTCTGTGTGGCTTGAACAGGGGCTTTGGGAGCTCGCAGGGCGCCCTTCACCCAGTCAGGCAGGGGGATGCTAGAGAAGGCTGCCCCAGGAGAGGCCGTTTGAGCTAAATCTTGAAGGCTGAACGAGAGTACGCCAGGTCAGTGGGGCTCAAACATGACACAGCACACTGGGCCCACcccgagtttctgattcagtaggtctagggtgGAGCCCCAtgaatgtgcttttctttttctttcttttttttttttaagattttatttattacttattttagagatggggggcagggagcagagggagaaggacaagcagactccatgctaaatACAGAGCCCgacgctgggctcaatcccaggaccccgagatcatgacctgagccaaaatcgagtcggAGGATTAACTGATTGAGCCGCCCATGCACCCCTGCATGTGCTTTTCTAACAAGGATCAGGCAATGGCGATGCTGCTGGTTTGGGACCCTCACTGAGAATCACGGCCCCTGCAGTGCTGTGTGGGCTGGGCAAAGGAGGAAGCGAGTGCAGGTGCAAAGGCACAGAAACTTGGAGCAGACTGGCAGGCTCAGAGGCTAGATAGTAAAACAGGAAGGAACTGGTGGGAAAAGAGGCcacagagtaggaggaccctgcCTTTGATAGAGACTTGATGCGTGGATAGAGCAGTGGGAgcctgggcggggcgggggggcggagAGATTGCTGTTCTCCGCATCCAAGGGGTTTATGGTGAGTGGCACGATTAGACTTGTCTCTTCTAACTGTTATTCTGGCTGTAGCAGGGACACTGCAGGGGACCAGCTAGGGGACCACGGGGCGCAGGTGTGTACCTAGGGGGCTCAGTTGCCTCCCTGCACAGTGCTCCCCCTGCTGGTCCCAGGAAAAGCGACACCTCCCGGCAGGGCCTCCACCTTGGGGGGTCATAGCAACAGCTgtcaccatgtgccaggccctgagctccgcatttttcatgcattttttttccattaaccCTTCCATTAGTATTTATGAAATAGGTACAATTAGGCCATTTTTCGGTtaaaggaatggaaggaaacCAGTGTCACAGTGAAGAGCATAAACTCCGGAGCCAGTCGGACCGGGTgctggtcctggctctgccctttgtcagctgggtgactttgggcaagtgatgTTACCTCTCCGagcctccctttcttcctctgtaaacaTGAGGCCGATAACAGCATGGACCTCTTCGGGTTGTTAAAAGCCTAGACGAGCTATACTCTTGGGAAACTGACGTAGTGTGGGCCCACGCCAGACGGTAGGTAGGAAGGTGCTGGCTGGGTGACTAGCAGGCTGGGCCACGTTAAGTGGGTTCGAGGCCAACCTCGCTGGTTGTCCCCCGCAGGACCCGAGTATCAGAAGCGCCGGCTGCTGCAGGAGATCCTGGAGAACTCGGAGAGCCTGCTCGAGCCCCCGGAGCGGGGCCCAGGGGCCGCGGGTCCCCCGCTGCGGTCCCGGGAGAGCCCGCAGCTGCACGAGCACGAGCCCCTCGGGCCCGAGGGCTGCACCCCGTCCCCGGCCGGGACGCCCCCGCAGCCCAAGCGGCCCCGCCCGGGGGCGACCAGGGACCGCCTGGCGAGCCCCNNNNNNNNNNNNNNNNNNNNNNNNNNNNNNNNNNNNNNNNNNNNNNNNNNNNNNNNNNNNNNNNNNNNNNNNNNNNNNNNNNNNNNNNNNNNNNNNNNNNCGCCGGAGCCTGAGGTGGCGCTATACCGGGGCTACCACAGCTATGCCGTGCGCACCGCGCCGCCCGCGCCGCCGCCCTTCGAGGACGAGCCGGAGCCGGAGGCCTCCGGGCCCGACTCCGCGCCGCCGTCGCCGGCCGCCGCTCCGGTGCGGACCCCCGAACTCGCGCCCGAGTCCCCGGCCAAGCTGGAGCCCAAGCCCATCATCCCCAAAGCCGAGCCGAAGGCCAAGGCCCGCAAGACGGAGGCCCGAGGGCTGACCAAGGCGGGGGCCAAGAAGAAGGCTCGGAAGGAGGCGGCGCTGG comes from the Ailuropoda melanoleuca isolate Jingjing chromosome 13, ASM200744v2, whole genome shotgun sequence genome and includes:
- the LOC100482242 gene encoding junctophilin-2: MGEWKNDKRSGFGVSERSSGLRYEGEWLDNLRHGYGCTTLPDGHREEGKYRHNVLVKGTKRRVLPLKSNKVRQKVEHSVEGAQRAAAIARQKAEIAASRTSHAKAKAEAAEQAALAANQESNIARTLARELAPDFYQPGPEYQKRRLLQEILENSESLLEPPERGPGAAGPPLRSRESPQLHEHEPLGPEGCTPSPAGTPPQPKRPRPGATRDRLPEVALYRGYHSYAVRTAPPAPPPFEDEPEPEASGPDSAPPSPAAAPVRTPELAPESPAKLEPKPIIPKAEPKAKARKTEARGLTKAGAKKKARKEAALAAEAEVEVEEVPNTVLICMVILLNIGLAILFVHLLT